GGAGGTGCGGGCGATGCAGGCGCGGAATGAAACGTTTGCGGCCGTGTACGGACTTCGCGTCACGGCGCTGACGCCGGTGCACGTCGGTTCGGCGGAAGGCGAGCTTGCCCCGTTTGAATATGTCCAGGGCCGCGAACGCATATGGCCGGTGTCGGCGCACGCCTTGTTCCGATTGTTGCGCGAAGAAGGGCTGTTCGAGGATTATGTGCGGTATACGGTCGAAACGCCGGGCGGCCGTGCGGCCTCATTAGACGGTTATCTCGATTGGAAAGGGCGTCCGACGTTGCGCGAAGACATCGTGCGGCGGTGCGCGTTGCGGGCGATTGCAAAGCCGGAGCGGATGGACATAACCGGTGCGTTCCGGACGATGACGACTGCGGCGGTCGCGGGGGAAAACGATCTCCGGCGCGTGCCGTACATTCCCGGTTCCAGCCTGAAGGGCGCCGTGCGGACGGCGGTGTTGTACCGGATGCTCGGGGAATCGGAAGAGCAGCGGCGCGGTATTTTCGCGGAAATCGCCAGAGCGGAGGAAATGCAACGCCGTGCGTCGGCTGAAATGAACAACGACAGACGCAAACAGCTGAAAAACAAGGTGGATGAGACAATCAAAAGCGCCGGCAAACGCATGGACCGGCTTGCGCGATACGGCGCCGACGAGCCCAACACCGACGGATTCCGCGGCCTGCGGTTCGGCGACGCTTTGCCGGCGTACGGATCGAAGGGTGAATCGGCCGAATCGCTGACGGAGGCAGCGGAAATCGCAATCGTCAGCCTGAATCCTCCCGGACGCGGCGGTTGGCATTTCAGCAAAGCGCGTGTTTTTGCCGAAGTGTTGCCGGCCGGAACGGTCTTAAACGCAGAACTCGAAATGGCGGATTACGTCTGGAAAGCGCTTCGATCGGAGTCAGCGAGGGGGCCGTCCGGCGACCTTCGCGAATGGCTGCGCGACGCCGAAGCGAAAACGGTGCGGCTCTTAGAAGAAGAGATCGCGTTTTACCGCGAGGCCGGGCTGTCGACGATCGTCCGTCGGCTGGAGGCGTTGCGTGAGCAGAAGCCGACACTTCGGCTCGGTTGGGGGACGGGGTTGCTCGGCACGACGCCCTCGGCGCTGCATATGAACGCGGCGGAGCGGCGTATGGTGCGCGAGGTCGGACATTTTCAGAAAAGGCAGCACGACACGTTTCCCCAATCGCGGAAAGTCGTCGTCCGCTCGGGGGCGCCCGCCGACGTGCTGGGGTGGGTGAAGCTTGAGATCGAGGGGGAACGCCGGCTTTGACGGAGAAAACGGTAAAAGTGATGATTTCCTATGTCGGGATGCGTGATCCATTCGCACAGGACAACAACCAGGCGGGACCGGTGTTGACGGTCGCGGAGAGCATCCGGCCCGACGTCGTTTTTCTGTTGCCGACGAGTCAGATGGGAAACGCCCGAAGTTCGACGGAGGAAAATGCGTGGAAAACCAAAGAGTATTTGGACATCTTGGATTGGCGACCGAAAGTTTCGGTTCTGCCGTTGCTCATTCGCGACGCGGCGAACGTGCAGGACGTGCTGACCGTGACGAAGTCGGAGCTTCGCCGGGTGCTCGACGTGCTTCAGTCCGACGGGGTGCCGTTTGAGCTGCATCTGAACGTTTCGTCGGGAACGCCCCAAATGCAGCAGACGCTGCTCGTTTTAGCGCATAGCGGTTTTTTTCCCGCGCCGACGTCGCTGTGGCAAGCGCTCGATCCGAGGCTGGCGGTCGGCGATCGGGTGCGGTCGGTGACGACGCATTTTCTGGAGGAAGAAAATATTTTGCACGCCATCCGCAAATATGCCGACCAGTACGCGTTCGGCGTCATCGCGTTGGAGTTCAAGAGACTGGCGGAAATCAGCGCGTTTCAGGCGAGGCGGTCGCTGGCGGAGGAGTTTCAGCGGCTGTTTCTGGCATATGCGGCGTGGGACCATCTTCATTACCGGCACGCGCTGGATCGGTTGCGTTCGGTGTGGCGGCGGTTTCAGGGAACGGAAGCGAAGGATCTCGATGCGGCGTTCGCGGAGCAGGCGGCTTTTTTGGAGCGTCTGTGCCGGGAGCCGACGGAAACCGTTCCGGTGCTGGTCGATCTTTATTACAACGCGGATCGCGCGTTCGCGCGGCAGGCATATGCCGATGCGTTGGCTCGTTTCTGGCGGTTGTATGAGGGGGCGCTTCGGCTGTGGATCCGCGAGGTGTACGGCATCGACCCGGACCGGTTCCGGCTGTCGGCGCTTCAGTCCAGTCGCGAGGACGTCCGGCGGTGGGCGGCGGAAGCGTATCGGCAGGGGGCGGTCCGCGCGGCAGATGTTTCGGTTGGAAATCATGTCGCGGTTCGGTCGGGCGATGGAGGGGAACATGCTGCCGGGGAGGGATACGCCAAACTGTGGGAAATGGTTCGATTTTTAGAGGAGATCGGGGATCAACATTTTCGTCAGTTGGCGGAGCAGGACGTCGACGTGCCGACGACCGGCGCCCCGACGAAAAAGAAATTGGGGATCTTACTCGAAGAGTTGCGGCGGAAACGGAATGTCTCGATCGTCGCGCACGGGCTGGAGCCGGTCGAACGTTTGGACGCCGAACGTGCGCTGGTCGCCGGCAGGACGCTGATTTCGGCTTTGTTCGAGGAAGGCGCTCGGCTGCTGGAACATTATCCGTTGACGCGCGAGCGGTTGGAGGAGGTGTTTGAGTGGATCGGAAGGTCGTGAGGAAGGATAAGGCATCGAGTTGAGACAAGAGATTGTGTTTGTTTATGGTTTTGGTAGAATGAAAGAGGGGCGGTTGTCGTCGATCCCCGGGGGTTTATGCCGTGTGAGCGATCGACGACAAAAATAAGGCGGTTTGGCAGTAGAAATGCCGGTGAGAACGGCATTTTGGTTTGGTTTTGACCCGTGCTAGAGGGGACGGAAACATCTACCATTTTTTACCTCCTTTTCCATCCTCTCCGCGTTTTGACCCGTGCTAGAGGGGACGGAAACAATGGGTTCGAAATGAGATCGAAGAGGTGAATACTCGAGTTTTGACCCGTGCTAGAGGGGACGGAAACCGGACCAGAATTTCATACATCTCTGGTCCGACAAAATGTTTTGACCCGTGCTAGAGGGGACGGAAACTTGTTAGGTCTGGTGATCGCCAGACACTGGAAATAACGTTTTGACCCGTGCTAGAGGGGACGGAAACGATGAATCCTTGTACCCGATCGCGCTGGAAATGGTGGTTTTGACCCGTGCTAGAGGGGACGGAAACGGCGAGACAGGCAACGGCGGCCTCGAGATTCATATGGTTTTGACCCGTGCTAGAGGGGACAGAAACATGATAACGATCCGGGTCTAGTTGTTCAGAAGACTGTTTTTGGCTCATTTGATTGAGAAATAAATTCAAAGAGATAAGGCGTCCTCATATAATCGGAGACGCTTAGGGTTAAGGCTAGCTGAAACTCTCTTCGCTCTTTTCTTGGGATGACAACTAACGCGAATGGGATGAGATTTGTCTGCGCTGTGAGTACAGGCGGAAAACCCGATCGGCGAAATCGCGATGCGGAGGTTTGCCCGGGGCAGGAGCAAATTCGAATGTGCGATAGACGGGGTAGAACTTACGAAGGAAGTCGAAAGTAGGCGGCTGACGAAAGCCTGTCAAAATCCTGTCAATCAGAGGTTGTATCTAGAGACAGGGATGAATCAAATGAAAAAAGCCCGATTTCTCGGGCTTTTCGCGTATGCGGTCGGTGGGACTTGAACCCACACGCCCTTACGGGCACTACCCCCTCAAGATAGCGTGTCTGCCAATTCCACCACGACCGCGTGGACGGCGATGAGCCATGGAGGAATCGAACCTCCGACACCCTGATTAAAAGTCAGGTGCTCTACCTCCTGAGCTAATGGCTCCCATGACCCGTAGGGGATTCGAACCCCTGTTACCTCCGTGAAAGGGAGGTGTCTTAACCACTTGACCAACGGGCCGCACGGGCGATATTATATCAGCTTTTCGGCCCGGAGGCAAGCGGTCGAACAACAGGCGAACGGCCGGCAAGCGATCGAACGCAATGTCGACGTTTTGTGCATTCGCACAAGCCGTTCTTCACACATCCGCGCACACCATTTTCGCGCGTCTGCGGCCGCGCCCGGCGGACATGTCCGGCTCCCGAGAATCCGGTCGACGACGGACCACATACAGAGACCGCAGCGGCAATCGGCTGCGGTCGTCCGAACACCGGTCCGGGTGATCCGCCCGGGCGCCGACGGAGAGAGAGGGATTCGAACCCTCGCGCGCTGTTACACGCCTAACCCTTTAGCAAAGGGTCCCCTTCGGCCTCTTGGGTACCTCTCCAAAGGTTGAATAAAAAAGCTCCCCGAACAGGACTCGAACCTGTGACACCTCGGTTAACAGCCGAGTGCTCTACCGACTGAGCTATCGGGGAACGCAAGTATTAATTTAGCACGGGCGGCCGTCGGAAGTCAAGAGGGGGAAGACAAATTTTTATCGGCGATTTTCCCGTCGGCGGTTTTTGCCGTGCCGGTCGGGCGGCCGAGGCGTTTCGCCGGCGTCCGTTGCGGGAGCGGAGGCGACGGTGCGAAGCGACAGCCGGCCGCCGCACCGGCCGCAGGCGTAGCGAGCCGGGTTCATTTTCCGGCGGCGCGGGTAACGCATGCCGCAGGAGCGGCATACCAGCTCGTACCGGTACGGCAGGCTGCGGCGCGGCGAGACCGACCTGCAATGGAGGCTGCCGCCCACGCGCTCCAGCAGCCGGCGGAAATCGGCGTCGCGGTGTCGGAAACCTTTCCTCTCAAGGTGAAGATGGTAATGGCAAAGCTCGTGCTTGATGATCTTCTCGATTTCTTCGCGTCCGAACGCCAGGTAGTGTCGCCAGCTGATCTCGATGTGATGCGTGCGGGTGAAATACCGGCCGCCGGTCGTCGTCAGGCGGCGGTTGAACACGGCGCGGTGACGGAACGGTTTGCCGAAGCAGTCGAGCGAAATGCGTTCTACCCACTGTTGCAGTTCCTCGTCGGTCAAACGAAATCACCGGTCCTTTACGTTCCGATCGGTTGTGCTCAAAAGACTGCCGCAAACCTCCGCTCGGCGAGTCGCGATTGCCGCAAGCCCGCCGCGCGACGCGTCGGCGGCTCCCACCACGACTTGAAGCCGCCTGTCGTCTTCGTCTACACTGGTTCTGAAATCACGCGAAGTATACGGCGAAAAGGAGACGACACACCGATGCCTGTGATGCGGTACCATATTTTTCAGATAGGGGAACGCCTCGAATTTGTCGAAATGCCGGCAGATTACGCGTACCAGCTGACAGCGCTGAACCGACGCCTGGAAAAAGAGATCGGCAAATTGACCGCGCCGAATGTGCCGCAGCTCGCCCGCATCGTCGCCGAGTGCGACAACCTCGAACTGATCGACGATTCGCGGCGGATCGTCTCCGGCCTGGAATATGTCGAGCGGCTGGAGCGCGAATTCGCCGCCGTCCATGAGACCGCTTACCCTCTGATCTCGCTCTTGACGGAAATTCGCGCGCTTAAGGCACAGCTCGAGCATTGGCGCGAGGAAACCGGCGAAGACGGTTGATCGCTCATCGATAGTCCGGCGGACGGCGCG
Above is a genomic segment from Candidatus Reconcilbacillus cellulovorans containing:
- a CDS encoding type III-A CRISPR-associated RAMP protein Csm5, yielding MRAMQARNETFAAVYGLRVTALTPVHVGSAEGELAPFEYVQGRERIWPVSAHALFRLLREEGLFEDYVRYTVETPGGRAASLDGYLDWKGRPTLREDIVRRCALRAIAKPERMDITGAFRTMTTAAVAGENDLRRVPYIPGSSLKGAVRTAVLYRMLGESEEQRRGIFAEIARAEEMQRRASAEMNNDRRKQLKNKVDETIKSAGKRMDRLARYGADEPNTDGFRGLRFGDALPAYGSKGESAESLTEAAEIAIVSLNPPGRGGWHFSKARVFAEVLPAGTVLNAELEMADYVWKALRSESARGPSGDLREWLRDAEAKTVRLLEEEIAFYREAGLSTIVRRLEALREQKPTLRLGWGTGLLGTTPSALHMNAAERRMVREVGHFQKRQHDTFPQSRKVVVRSGAPADVLGWVKLEIEGERRL
- a CDS encoding SprT family protein: MTDEELQQWVERISLDCFGKPFRHRAVFNRRLTTTGGRYFTRTHHIEISWRHYLAFGREEIEKIIKHELCHYHLHLERKGFRHRDADFRRLLERVGGSLHCRSVSPRRSLPYRYELVCRSCGMRYPRRRKMNPARYACGRCGGRLSLRTVASAPATDAGETPRPPDRHGKNRRRENRR
- a CDS encoding hydrolase/acyltransferase, with amino-acid sequence MPVMRYHIFQIGERLEFVEMPADYAYQLTALNRRLEKEIGKLTAPNVPQLARIVAECDNLELIDDSRRIVSGLEYVERLEREFAAVHETAYPLISLLTEIRALKAQLEHWREETGEDG